A genomic segment from Streptomyces sp. TLI_235 encodes:
- a CDS encoding histidine kinase, translating to MDTTGPTTPAARASTAVTARRRGVPSALLGRRAALRWVHLVLGGALLMPFWLLATVVVGVLLPGEGPRHSVVTDLLALAGALPVAAVTGLVPTVRALESAAARALCAGAAAAELSVTPSRSWAARRRTATWFTLHLFLGGVASGMSLAVPPAVVGLLFMPNGAWRRLWFGAHPPPAPLLALGLLVLLLGTNAAAGAVLARAARPLLGPTPAERIAAAEQRALDLARRNRLARELHDSVGHALSAVAIQASAAGRVLRSDPEFAAEAIAAIEAVAREAVGELDTVLGLLREDATAEPAPAAPDDPAGAAAGSAAGGEAGHGPGLDRLDALLRQTARAGAAVETRLGPGLGELPAALSREVYRITQEGLTNVLRHAGPVPARLRIVVDDGELELDLTNPPGAGRPTRAGGGRGLPGITERVTALGGRSSAGPDPAGGHWRLAVRIPLPADGPASPRHTAARAGQEAGA from the coding sequence ATGGACACCACCGGCCCCACCACACCCGCGGCCCGCGCGTCGACCGCAGTGACCGCTCGCCGTCGCGGCGTGCCGAGCGCACTGCTCGGGCGACGGGCCGCGCTGCGCTGGGTCCATCTGGTGCTCGGCGGCGCGCTGCTGATGCCGTTCTGGCTGCTGGCCACCGTCGTGGTCGGGGTGCTGCTGCCGGGCGAGGGACCGCGGCACTCCGTCGTCACGGACCTGCTGGCCCTGGCCGGGGCGCTCCCGGTGGCTGCGGTGACGGGGCTCGTCCCGACGGTGCGGGCGCTGGAGAGCGCCGCCGCCCGGGCACTCTGCGCGGGCGCGGCGGCCGCCGAGCTGTCCGTGACGCCCTCGCGTTCCTGGGCCGCCCGGCGGCGCACCGCCACCTGGTTCACCCTGCACCTCTTCCTCGGCGGAGTGGCATCCGGCATGTCCCTCGCCGTCCCGCCCGCCGTGGTCGGGCTGCTGTTCATGCCGAACGGCGCCTGGCGCCGGCTCTGGTTCGGTGCGCACCCGCCGCCCGCGCCGCTCCTGGCCCTCGGCCTGCTGGTCCTCCTCCTGGGGACGAACGCGGCGGCCGGCGCCGTCCTGGCCCGCGCGGCCCGCCCGCTGCTCGGCCCCACTCCGGCCGAGCGGATCGCCGCCGCCGAGCAGCGGGCCCTCGACCTCGCCCGGCGGAACCGACTGGCCCGCGAACTGCACGACTCCGTCGGGCATGCGCTGAGCGCCGTGGCGATCCAGGCGTCCGCGGCCGGCCGGGTGCTCCGCAGTGACCCGGAGTTCGCCGCCGAGGCGATCGCCGCGATCGAGGCCGTCGCCCGCGAGGCCGTCGGCGAACTCGACACCGTCCTCGGCCTGCTGCGCGAGGACGCGACGGCCGAGCCCGCACCGGCCGCGCCGGACGACCCGGCCGGGGCCGCGGCCGGAAGCGCGGCCGGGGGCGAGGCCGGACACGGCCCCGGCCTGGACCGCCTGGACGCCCTGCTCCGGCAGACCGCACGGGCCGGGGCGGCGGTGGAGACCAGACTCGGCCCCGGCCTCGGCGAGCTGCCGGCCGCACTCTCCCGGGAGGTCTACCGGATCACCCAGGAGGGCCTGACCAATGTGCTGCGCCACGCCGGGCCGGTGCCCGCCAGGCTGCGCATCGTCGTCGACGACGGGGAGCTGGAACTGGACCTGACCAATCCGCCGGGGGCCGGACGGCCGACCAGGGCGGGCGGCGGACGCGGGCTGCCCGGGATCACCGAACGGGTCACCGCGCTGGGCGGCCGCAGCAGCGCCGGGCCCGATCCGGCCGGCGGCCACTGGCGGCTCGCCGTCCGCATCCCGCTCCCCGCCGACGGCCCGGCCTCCCCGCGGCACACTGCGGCCCGCGCGGGGCAGGAGGCGGGCGCATGA
- a CDS encoding LuxR family two component transcriptional regulator, with protein MIRIVVADDERLVRTGLRVVLDAEPDLTVVGEATDGAAVLPLVRELRPDVVLMDVRMPGTDGIRATELLTAEPEPPRILVVTTFEHDDHVYAALRAGAAGFLLKRARAEEMVQAVRTVAGGDSLVFPATVRRLVPAPGQQSTAAGTEQAAAPGLPQRLTGREREVLRLMADGLNNAEIAEQLVVSPETVKTHVGSVLAKLGARDRTQAVVIAYRSGFVAAG; from the coding sequence ATGATCCGGATCGTGGTCGCCGACGACGAACGGCTGGTGCGGACCGGCCTGCGGGTCGTGCTGGACGCCGAACCCGACCTCACCGTGGTCGGCGAGGCCACCGACGGCGCCGCCGTCCTGCCTCTGGTCCGCGAGCTGCGACCGGACGTGGTGCTGATGGACGTCCGGATGCCCGGAACGGACGGCATCCGCGCCACCGAACTGCTCACCGCCGAGCCCGAGCCGCCCCGGATCCTCGTGGTCACCACCTTCGAGCACGACGACCACGTGTACGCGGCGCTGCGGGCCGGCGCGGCCGGATTCCTGCTGAAGCGGGCCCGCGCGGAGGAGATGGTGCAGGCCGTCCGAACGGTCGCCGGCGGCGACTCCCTGGTGTTCCCGGCGACGGTGCGCCGGCTCGTGCCGGCCCCGGGGCAGCAGAGCACCGCCGCCGGGACGGAGCAGGCGGCGGCCCCGGGGCTGCCGCAGCGGCTGACCGGACGGGAGCGCGAGGTGCTCCGGCTGATGGCGGACGGGCTGAACAACGCGGAGATCGCCGAGCAGTTGGTGGTCAGCCCGGAGACGGTGAAGACGCACGTCGGGAGCGTTCTGGCGAAGCTCGGCGCCCGCGACCGCACCCAGGCCGTGGTGATCGCCTACCGGTCCGGATTCGTGGCCGCCGGGTGA
- a CDS encoding ATPase subunit of ABC transporter with duplicated ATPase domains: MAQPTTSVLCSDLSFEWPDGASVLDGFHLAVGPGRTGLIGLNGAGKSTLLRLIAGELTPTSGTVRVGGELGYLPQGLTLRQDERVDEALGIRATREALHAIESGDTDERHFTAVGDDWDVEERARETLDRLGLDRLDLDRTTGELSGGEGVLLHLAALLLRRPDVLLLDEPTNNLDRSARRRLYEAVAAWRGVMVIVSHDRELLQHVDQIADLRDGSVTWYGGNFADYERALAAEQETAERVVRNAAADVQRQKRDLIEARARLERSAVYGRNKSAQRNDPKILAGAFKNRAEATSGRVRGMHAERLAEARERLTAAEEAVRDDAEIRIDLPRTAVPAGRTVLVLDGVRPAHGPVGARRIDLELRGPERVALVGRNGSGKSTLLRTIAGELAPAAGEVSTPVPMRHLPQRLDLLDDALSVVGNVRAFAPAAGENAIRARLARFLFRGDRADRLAGTLSGGERFRATLAALLLAEPPPQLLLLDEPTNNLDLASVRQLTQALAGHRGALVVVSHDVPFLRSLGITRWLELDEGVLRTVDPL; the protein is encoded by the coding sequence ATGGCTCAACCCACCACGTCCGTCCTCTGCTCGGACCTCTCCTTCGAGTGGCCCGACGGCGCCTCCGTCCTGGACGGCTTCCATCTGGCCGTCGGCCCCGGCCGGACGGGCCTGATCGGCCTCAACGGCGCCGGCAAGTCCACCCTGCTCCGGCTGATCGCCGGCGAGCTGACGCCGACCTCCGGCACCGTCCGGGTCGGCGGTGAGCTCGGCTACCTGCCGCAGGGCCTCACCCTGCGGCAGGACGAGCGGGTCGACGAGGCGCTGGGCATCCGGGCGACCCGCGAGGCCCTGCACGCCATCGAGTCAGGCGACACGGACGAGCGGCACTTCACCGCCGTCGGCGACGACTGGGACGTCGAGGAGCGCGCCCGGGAGACCCTCGACCGGCTCGGCCTCGACCGGCTCGACCTCGACCGCACCACCGGCGAACTCTCCGGCGGCGAGGGCGTGCTGCTGCACCTCGCGGCGCTGCTGCTGCGCCGGCCGGACGTGCTGCTGCTCGACGAGCCCACCAACAACCTCGACCGGTCCGCCCGCAGGCGGCTGTACGAGGCGGTGGCCGCCTGGCGCGGCGTCATGGTGATCGTCAGCCACGACCGCGAACTGCTGCAGCACGTCGACCAGATCGCCGACCTCAGGGACGGCTCGGTGACCTGGTACGGCGGCAACTTCGCGGACTACGAGCGGGCGCTGGCCGCCGAGCAGGAGACCGCGGAGCGGGTGGTGCGCAACGCCGCCGCCGATGTGCAGCGACAGAAGCGCGACCTGATCGAGGCCCGCGCCCGGCTGGAGCGCAGCGCCGTGTACGGGAGGAACAAGTCCGCCCAGCGCAACGACCCGAAGATCCTCGCCGGGGCGTTCAAGAACAGGGCCGAGGCGACCTCCGGCCGGGTGCGCGGTATGCACGCGGAGCGGCTCGCCGAGGCCAGGGAGCGGCTGACGGCGGCCGAGGAGGCCGTCCGGGACGACGCCGAGATCCGGATCGACCTGCCGCGCACCGCCGTCCCGGCCGGCCGGACGGTGCTCGTGCTCGACGGGGTGCGGCCGGCCCACGGCCCGGTCGGCGCCCGGCGGATCGACCTGGAGCTGCGCGGCCCGGAGCGGGTGGCCCTGGTCGGCCGCAACGGGTCGGGCAAGTCCACGCTGCTGCGCACGATCGCGGGCGAACTCGCCCCGGCGGCGGGGGAGGTGTCGACTCCGGTGCCGATGCGGCACCTCCCGCAGCGGCTCGACCTGCTGGACGACGCGCTGAGCGTGGTCGGCAACGTCCGGGCGTTCGCGCCCGCGGCGGGGGAGAACGCGATCCGGGCGCGGCTGGCCCGCTTCCTGTTCCGCGGGGACCGGGCCGACCGGCTCGCCGGCACGCTCTCCGGCGGCGAGCGGTTCCGGGCCACGCTGGCCGCGCTGCTGCTCGCCGAGCCGCCGCCGCAGCTGCTACTGCTGGACGAGCCGACCAACAACCTGGACCTGGCGAGTGTCCGCCAGCTCACCCAGGCGCTGGCCGGCCACCGGGGCGCGCTGGTGGTGGTCAGCCACGACGTGCCGTTCCTGCGGTCGCTCGGCATCACCCGCTGGCTGGAGCTGGACGAGGGCGTCCTGCGCACCGTCGACCCGCTGTAG
- a CDS encoding ATPase subunit of ABC transporter with duplicated ATPase domains, which translates to MSATLVVKDLAAGHGERTLFAGLDLVVAPGDVIGLVGVNGAGKSTLLRLLAGLDTPEGGELRLSPPTANVGHLPQEPERRPGESVRDFLARRTGVAAAQAALDEATEGLVEGRPGADDAYAASLDRWLDLGGADLEERAEEVADQLGLKVSLDLPMTALSGGQAARAGLASLLLSRYDVFLLDEPTNDLDLEGLERLEAFVKGLRAGTVLISHDREFLARTVTRVLELDLHQQQVNVYGGGYEAYLEERAVARRHAREQYDDYADTKAGLEARAQMQRNWMEHGVRNARRKGSDNDKKARATRAESTEKQASKARQTQRMIERLDVVEEPRKEWELRMEIAAAPRSGAVVATLRGASARRGDFSFGPVDLQIDWADRVAITGVNGAGKSTMLAALLGRLELDGGSAVLGSGVVVGEVDQARGLFLGEEPLSAAFAAAVPELSDEEVRTLLAKFGLKAVHVLRPAGTLSPGERTRAALALLQARGVNLLVLDEPTNHLDLPAIEQLESALASYTGTLLLVTHDRRMLEAVTVNRRLVVEDGRVREL; encoded by the coding sequence ATGAGCGCCACTCTCGTAGTCAAGGACCTTGCCGCCGGCCACGGCGAGCGCACCCTCTTCGCCGGGCTCGACCTGGTGGTCGCGCCCGGCGACGTGATCGGCCTGGTCGGGGTGAACGGGGCCGGCAAGTCGACGCTGCTGCGTCTGCTGGCCGGCCTGGACACGCCGGAGGGCGGTGAGCTGCGGCTGAGCCCGCCGACCGCGAACGTGGGTCACCTGCCGCAGGAGCCGGAGCGCCGCCCCGGCGAGTCGGTGCGTGACTTCCTGGCCCGGCGGACGGGTGTGGCGGCCGCGCAGGCGGCCCTGGACGAGGCCACCGAGGGCCTGGTGGAGGGCCGTCCCGGTGCGGACGACGCCTACGCGGCGAGCCTGGACCGCTGGCTGGACCTGGGCGGCGCCGACCTGGAGGAGCGGGCCGAGGAGGTCGCCGACCAGCTCGGGCTGAAGGTCTCGCTGGACCTGCCGATGACGGCGCTCTCCGGCGGCCAGGCCGCCCGGGCCGGCCTGGCCTCGCTGCTGCTGTCGCGCTACGACGTGTTCCTGCTGGACGAGCCCACGAACGACCTGGACCTGGAAGGCCTGGAGCGGCTGGAGGCCTTCGTCAAGGGGCTGCGCGCGGGCACCGTGCTGATCAGCCACGACCGCGAGTTCCTGGCCCGGACGGTGACCCGGGTGCTGGAGCTGGACCTGCACCAGCAGCAGGTCAACGTCTACGGCGGCGGCTACGAGGCGTACCTGGAGGAACGGGCGGTGGCCCGCCGGCACGCCCGCGAGCAGTACGACGACTACGCCGACACCAAGGCCGGCCTGGAGGCCCGGGCGCAGATGCAGCGCAACTGGATGGAGCACGGCGTCCGCAATGCCCGGCGCAAGGGCAGCGACAACGACAAGAAGGCGCGGGCGACCCGTGCCGAGTCGACGGAGAAGCAGGCCTCGAAGGCCCGGCAGACGCAGCGGATGATCGAGCGGCTGGACGTGGTCGAGGAGCCGCGCAAGGAGTGGGAGCTGCGGATGGAGATCGCCGCCGCGCCGCGCTCCGGCGCGGTCGTGGCCACTCTGCGCGGTGCCTCCGCCCGGCGCGGGGACTTCTCCTTCGGTCCGGTGGACCTGCAGATCGACTGGGCGGACCGGGTGGCGATCACCGGGGTGAACGGCGCCGGCAAGTCGACGATGCTGGCCGCACTGCTGGGCCGGCTCGAACTGGACGGCGGCAGCGCCGTGCTGGGTTCGGGCGTGGTGGTCGGTGAGGTGGACCAGGCGCGTGGGCTGTTCCTCGGCGAGGAGCCGCTGTCGGCCGCGTTCGCGGCGGCGGTGCCGGAGCTCAGCGACGAGGAGGTGCGTACGCTGCTGGCCAAGTTCGGGCTGAAGGCGGTGCACGTGCTGCGTCCGGCGGGCACGCTGTCGCCGGGCGAGCGGACGCGGGCGGCGCTGGCGCTGCTGCAGGCCCGCGGGGTGAACCTGCTGGTGCTGGACGAGCCGACCAACCACCTGGACCTGCCGGCGATCGAGCAGTTGGAGTCGGCGCTGGCCTCGTACACCGGGACGCTGCTGCTGGTGACGCACGACCGGCGGATGCTGGAGGCGGTCACGGTGAACCGCCGGCTGGTGGTCGAGGACGGCCGGGTCCGCGAGCTCTGA
- a CDS encoding RimJ/RimL family protein N-acetyltransferase, producing MNHTADVPDTGPRPVSAARPPELLPLPLGASLRRRRVADAAALNEAVRANLEHLRPWMPWAGAAPSMEHSIEMSRAGEEVWDSGTDFMYVLTPDAEPGEVIGAFGLHGRIGPGALEIGYWVAEGHVGRGLATAGARALTEAALALPGVGRVEIHCDEANTASAAVPRRLGYRLDRVDEALITAPSETGRKLIWVMDGTA from the coding sequence ATGAACCACACTGCCGACGTTCCTGACACCGGTCCGCGCCCGGTGTCCGCCGCCCGTCCGCCGGAGCTGCTGCCGCTGCCGCTCGGCGCGTCGCTCCGGCGCCGCCGGGTGGCGGACGCGGCCGCGCTCAACGAGGCCGTCCGCGCCAATCTGGAGCATCTGCGCCCGTGGATGCCGTGGGCGGGGGCGGCGCCCAGCATGGAGCACAGCATCGAGATGTCCCGGGCCGGCGAGGAGGTCTGGGACTCGGGCACCGACTTCATGTACGTGCTCACCCCGGACGCCGAACCGGGCGAGGTGATCGGTGCGTTCGGCCTGCACGGGCGGATCGGGCCGGGCGCGCTGGAGATCGGCTACTGGGTCGCCGAGGGGCACGTCGGCCGCGGCCTGGCCACGGCGGGCGCGCGGGCGCTCACCGAGGCCGCGCTGGCCCTGCCGGGCGTCGGGCGGGTGGAGATCCACTGCGACGAGGCCAACACGGCGAGCGCGGCCGTCCCCCGGAGGCTCGGCTACCGGCTGGACCGGGTCGACGAGGCACTGATCACCGCGCCGTCCGAGACCGGCCGCAAGCTGATCTGGGTGATGGACGGGACGGCCTGA
- a CDS encoding aryl-alcohol dehydrogenase-like predicted oxidoreductase: MRTTTLGTGGPEVGVVGLGCMGMTWAYDPNGRDDTTSVEVVRTALDLGVTLIDTADIYGPYDNEELVGKALAGPYRDRAVLATKVGLVPGTGGARVGNDGRPEHVRKAIDDSLRRLGTDHVDLYQLHRVDPKVPIEETWGALAEAVTAGKALRIGLSEASVEEIRRAQAVHPVASVQSELSLWTRDALAEVLPYTEANGIAFLPFSPLGRGFLAGRFTSTGDLPADDWRATLPRFQAEALEANLALVAKVREIAERIGATAAQVALAWVLAQGRLVIPIPGTKTPAYLADNAASAEVRLSAEDLAELDALPAPVGDRY; encoded by the coding sequence ATGCGTACCACCACGCTCGGCACCGGCGGCCCCGAGGTCGGAGTGGTCGGCCTGGGCTGCATGGGGATGACCTGGGCGTACGACCCCAACGGCCGGGACGACACCACCTCGGTCGAGGTCGTCCGCACCGCGCTGGACCTCGGGGTCACCCTGATCGACACCGCCGACATCTACGGCCCGTACGACAACGAGGAGCTGGTCGGCAAGGCGCTGGCCGGCCCGTACCGCGACCGCGCGGTGCTGGCCACCAAGGTCGGCCTGGTGCCCGGCACCGGCGGCGCGCGGGTCGGCAACGACGGGCGGCCCGAGCACGTACGGAAGGCGATCGACGACAGCCTGCGTCGGCTCGGCACCGACCACGTCGACCTCTACCAGCTGCACCGGGTCGACCCGAAGGTCCCGATCGAGGAGACCTGGGGCGCGCTCGCCGAGGCCGTCACGGCCGGCAAGGCGCTGCGGATCGGCCTCTCGGAGGCCTCGGTGGAGGAGATCCGGCGGGCGCAGGCCGTCCACCCGGTCGCCTCCGTGCAGTCCGAGCTCTCGCTCTGGACCCGGGACGCGCTCGCCGAGGTGCTGCCCTACACCGAGGCCAACGGGATCGCCTTCCTGCCGTTCTCCCCGCTCGGCCGGGGCTTCCTGGCCGGCCGCTTCACCTCGACCGGCGACCTGCCGGCCGACGACTGGCGGGCCACCCTGCCGCGCTTCCAGGCCGAGGCCCTGGAGGCCAACCTGGCGCTGGTGGCGAAGGTCCGGGAGATCGCCGAGCGGATCGGCGCGACGGCCGCCCAGGTGGCGCTCGCCTGGGTGCTCGCCCAGGGCCGCCTGGTGATCCCGATCCCGGGCACCAAGACGCCCGCGTACCTCGCGGACAACGCCGCCTCGGCCGAGGTGCGGCTCTCCGCCGAGGACCTCGCCGAACTGGACGCCCTGCCCGCCCCGGTCGGCGACCGCTACTGA
- a CDS encoding glycosyl hydrolase family 18 (putative chitinase), translating into MPRALHRHAARRKGRIAAAACAAALAAGGLSVLASGADAAAPNLLANPGLESGSLSPWTCSAGTGSVVNTGAHGGTYALRGAASNSDTAQCTQTVAVQPNTTYSLSAWVQGQYVYLGASGNGVTDPATWTPGGSSWQQLSTSFKTGPATTSVTVYLHGWYGQGAYLADDLALSGPGGNPTTTPTATPTTTPTTTPTTTPTTTPTATPTSTPTSTPTSTPTGPAVAVPVAPYVDMGAWPTPSLTGMASAGNLKSFTLAFVTSTGCKASWFNAYDPRTGWGKDQIDAIRAAGGDVKVSFGGASGTELAQACSTVDSLFAEYDAVVKAYNLRYVDFDIEGAAVPDTAANARRGAALAKLQQAHPGLKVSFTLPVLPEGLTADGLAVVRATRDAGVAVDLVNVMAMDYNRPSTDYGTDAVQAAQSTRDQLAGLYPGKSDAQLWAMTGVTPMLGENDDHGIYNQDDARQLVAFAQQHHLGMLSFWEMGRDANACTGALYKCTNVPQSPYEFSKIFAQYRG; encoded by the coding sequence ATGCCACGCGCGCTCCACCGCCATGCCGCCCGCCGCAAGGGCCGCATCGCCGCTGCCGCCTGCGCGGCCGCTCTCGCCGCGGGCGGCCTCTCCGTCCTCGCGTCCGGCGCCGACGCGGCCGCCCCCAACCTGCTCGCCAACCCCGGCCTGGAGAGCGGTTCGCTCAGCCCGTGGACCTGCTCCGCCGGCACCGGCTCCGTGGTCAACACCGGTGCGCACGGCGGCACCTACGCACTGCGGGGGGCCGCGTCCAACAGCGACACCGCCCAGTGCACGCAGACCGTCGCCGTCCAGCCGAACACCACCTACAGCCTCTCCGCCTGGGTGCAGGGCCAGTACGTCTACCTCGGCGCCAGCGGCAACGGCGTCACCGACCCGGCCACCTGGACGCCCGGCGGCAGCAGCTGGCAGCAGCTGAGCACCAGCTTCAAGACCGGCCCCGCCACCACCAGCGTCACCGTCTACCTGCACGGCTGGTACGGCCAGGGCGCCTACCTGGCCGACGACCTGGCCCTCTCCGGCCCCGGCGGCAACCCGACCACCACGCCCACCGCCACCCCGACCACGACACCGACCACGACACCGACCACGACACCGACCACGACGCCGACCGCCACCCCCACCTCGACGCCCACGTCGACCCCCACCTCGACGCCGACCGGCCCCGCGGTGGCCGTCCCGGTCGCGCCGTACGTCGACATGGGCGCCTGGCCCACCCCCTCGCTGACCGGGATGGCGAGCGCCGGCAACCTCAAGTCCTTCACTCTCGCCTTCGTGACCTCGACCGGCTGCAAGGCCAGCTGGTTCAACGCCTACGACCCGCGCACCGGCTGGGGCAAGGACCAGATCGACGCGATCCGGGCGGCCGGCGGGGACGTCAAGGTCTCCTTCGGCGGCGCCTCCGGCACCGAACTCGCCCAGGCCTGCTCCACCGTGGACTCGCTGTTCGCCGAGTACGACGCCGTGGTCAAGGCCTACAACCTGAGGTACGTCGACTTCGACATCGAGGGCGCGGCCGTGCCCGACACCGCCGCCAACGCCCGCCGCGGCGCCGCGCTCGCCAAGCTTCAGCAGGCCCACCCCGGCCTGAAGGTCTCCTTCACCCTGCCGGTGCTGCCCGAGGGCCTCACCGCCGACGGCCTCGCCGTGGTCCGCGCGACCCGGGACGCCGGGGTCGCCGTCGACCTGGTGAACGTCATGGCGATGGACTACAACCGGCCCTCGACCGACTACGGCACCGACGCCGTGCAGGCCGCCCAGTCCACCCGCGACCAGCTCGCCGGCCTCTACCCCGGTAAGAGCGACGCCCAGCTGTGGGCGATGACCGGCGTCACCCCGATGCTCGGCGAGAACGACGACCACGGCATCTACAACCAGGACGACGCCCGGCAGTTGGTCGCCTTCGCGCAGCAGCACCACCTCGGCATGCTGTCCTTCTGGGAGATGGGCCGCGACGCCAACGCCTGCACCGGCGCGCTCTACAAGTGCACCAACGTCCCGCAGAGCCCGTACGAGTTCTCGAAGATCTTCGCGCAGTACCGGGGCTGA
- a CDS encoding short subunit dehydrogenase produces MPPLTTELSEDELAAYEHTVARLRRLPVDHPVRVRAEKTASVLVREGRRRRRQHSQDAARAADAALVARTATGAPDRREDAPLAGPDRAAAPLGTLARSHHCYICKSSYRQLDGFYHRLCPDCAADNTARRRLSTDLRGRRVLLTGGRVKIGFQLALMMLRDGADLTVTSRFPGDTVRRFRAVRDSAEWWDRFRVVGIDLRDPRQVLGLCERLHAEGQPLDILVNNAAQTIRRPPEAYALLTAGEQAALPEGARVLHAPGFRPMPALTSAWPTAELESAPGGRASVADGLLPAALPPRADEAGLLPDTREHNSWSAKLGSLDPAELLEVQLVNAVAPALLCDRLLPLLLASPHPNRYIVNVTAVEGRFAVRNKTPDHPHTNMAKAALNMLTRTSAAELAKQGVHLCAVDTGWITDETPAPVKTRKAAAGFRTPLDIVDGAARIYDPIVRGEAGAPVSGVFLKDYREAAW; encoded by the coding sequence GTGCCACCGCTGACCACCGAGCTTTCCGAGGACGAACTCGCGGCCTACGAGCACACCGTGGCCCGCCTGCGGCGGCTGCCCGTGGACCACCCCGTGCGGGTGCGGGCCGAGAAGACCGCGAGTGTGCTCGTCCGCGAAGGCCGCCGTCGGCGCCGCCAGCACTCCCAGGACGCCGCCCGCGCCGCCGACGCCGCGCTGGTCGCCCGCACCGCCACCGGCGCCCCCGACCGGCGCGAGGACGCGCCGCTCGCCGGCCCGGACCGGGCCGCCGCGCCGCTCGGCACACTGGCGCGCTCCCACCACTGCTACATCTGCAAGTCGTCCTATCGACAACTCGACGGTTTCTACCACCGGCTCTGCCCCGACTGCGCGGCCGACAACACCGCCCGCCGCAGGCTGAGCACCGACCTGCGCGGCCGCCGCGTCCTGCTCACCGGCGGCCGGGTGAAGATCGGCTTCCAGCTGGCGCTGATGATGCTCCGCGACGGCGCCGACCTCACCGTCACCAGCCGCTTCCCCGGCGACACCGTGCGCCGCTTCCGGGCCGTCCGGGACAGCGCCGAGTGGTGGGACCGGTTCCGGGTGGTCGGCATCGACCTGCGCGACCCGCGGCAGGTCCTCGGCCTCTGCGAGCGGCTGCACGCCGAGGGGCAGCCGCTGGACATCCTGGTCAACAACGCCGCCCAGACCATACGGCGGCCCCCGGAGGCGTACGCGCTGCTCACCGCCGGCGAGCAGGCCGCCCTGCCGGAGGGCGCCCGGGTCCTGCACGCGCCCGGCTTCCGGCCGATGCCCGCGCTCACATCGGCCTGGCCGACCGCCGAACTGGAGTCCGCCCCGGGCGGCCGCGCGTCCGTGGCCGACGGCCTGCTCCCGGCGGCGCTGCCGCCACGCGCCGACGAGGCCGGGCTGCTGCCGGACACCCGGGAGCACAACTCCTGGTCGGCGAAGCTCGGTTCGCTCGACCCGGCCGAGCTGCTGGAGGTGCAGCTGGTCAACGCGGTCGCCCCGGCGCTGCTCTGCGACCGGCTGCTGCCACTGCTGCTCGCCTCGCCGCACCCCAACCGCTACATCGTCAACGTGACCGCCGTGGAGGGCCGGTTCGCCGTCCGCAACAAGACGCCCGACCATCCGCACACCAACATGGCCAAGGCCGCGCTCAACATGCTGACCCGCACCAGCGCGGCGGAACTCGCCAAGCAGGGCGTCCACCTGTGCGCCGTCGACACCGGCTGGATCACCGACGAGACGCCCGCCCCGGTGAAGACCCGGAAGGCCGCCGCCGGGTTCCGCACGCCGCTGGACATCGTGGACGGCGCGGCCCGGATCTACGACCCGATCGTCCGCGGCGAGGCCGGCGCGCCGGTCTCCGGCGTGTTCCTCAAGGACTACCGGGAGGCCGCCTGGTGA
- a CDS encoding cyclophilin family peptidyl-prolyl cis-trans isomerase — translation MISHMASNVFFDIEIDGAPAGRIVFKLYDDVVPKTARNFRELATGQNGFGYEGSGFHRVIPEFMLQGGDFTNHNGTGGKSIYGAKFEDENFEIKHTQAGLLSMANAGRNTNGSQFFITTVPTAWLDGKHVVFGEVVEGMEVVKLVESKGSQSGRTSAEITIAKSGIVE, via the coding sequence ATGATTTCCCACATGGCTTCGAACGTTTTCTTTGACATCGAGATCGACGGTGCTCCGGCCGGGCGCATCGTCTTCAAGCTGTACGACGATGTCGTGCCCAAGACCGCCCGCAACTTCCGCGAACTCGCGACCGGCCAGAACGGCTTCGGCTACGAGGGCTCCGGCTTCCACCGCGTCATCCCCGAGTTCATGCTGCAGGGCGGTGACTTCACCAACCACAACGGCACCGGTGGCAAGAGCATCTACGGCGCGAAGTTCGAGGACGAGAACTTCGAGATCAAGCACACCCAGGCGGGTCTGCTGTCGATGGCGAACGCCGGCCGCAACACCAACGGCTCGCAGTTCTTCATCACCACCGTCCCGACCGCCTGGCTGGACGGCAAGCACGTCGTCTTCGGCGAGGTCGTCGAGGGCATGGAGGTCGTGAAGCTCGTCGAGTCCAAGGGCTCGCAGAGCGGCCGTACCTCGGCCGAGATCACCATCGCCAAGTCCGGCATCGTCGAGTAA